The Rhizobium leguminosarum genome includes a region encoding these proteins:
- a CDS encoding HAMP domain-containing methyl-accepting chemotaxis protein, with protein MRFTIKLKLGLAFGIMTLLLIGIAVYGSLSLGTLNEASGKMIDGSVRRLELALNANIAEVDAIRYQKNALLSTDPTAAAGFYKEADQHLQTMLDTVDAGYAIALPEGKPYWEKLQAIGAKFRERSAELQQLDASGDQAGALALSLGDLRTMTDDMGDAISVLIDIQRKGMQATNQSNTNLYNSTKLILTTASGIAVLVALGAALWITLGINNGLKKITTVANAVAIGDLNQKVDVRTNDEIKDLINTVNTMTANLRATAALADQIAMGDLSTDAKPLSDKDALGIAMQSMISNLRTTAGIADQIANGDLTVSPKPLSNKDALGIALEQMVERLRGVVADAISAAENVSSGSQELSASSEQVSQGATEQAASAEEASASMEEMASNIKQNADNAAQTEKIARQSAKDAEASGEAVSRAVDAMRTIAQKIGIVQEIARQTDLLALNAAVEAARAGEHGKGFAVVASEVRKLAERSQSAAAEISSMSSDTVTAAQEAGEMLGRLVPDIRKTAELVSEISAACREQDIGAAQINEAIQQLDKVTQQNAGASEQMSATSEELASQAEELQTSIAFFKVDMAGGRRERAPAAKLTVRSRASAAARKPAGKTAPANSVAGQQARAKGFALDMSMGGPDTADDDFRESA; from the coding sequence ATGCGTTTCACCATTAAACTCAAACTGGGTCTTGCCTTTGGCATCATGACGCTGCTGCTGATCGGCATCGCGGTTTATGGAAGCCTGAGCCTCGGCACTCTGAATGAGGCCAGCGGCAAGATGATCGACGGCTCGGTACGCCGTCTGGAACTTGCCCTCAACGCCAATATTGCCGAAGTCGACGCCATCCGTTACCAAAAGAACGCTTTGCTCTCGACGGATCCCACAGCCGCTGCAGGTTTCTATAAGGAGGCAGACCAGCATCTGCAGACGATGCTTGATACTGTCGATGCCGGCTACGCCATCGCCCTGCCGGAGGGCAAACCCTATTGGGAGAAGCTGCAGGCAATCGGCGCAAAATTTCGTGAAAGATCCGCTGAGCTGCAGCAGCTGGACGCCAGTGGCGATCAGGCCGGAGCGCTGGCGCTTTCGCTCGGTGACCTGCGCACGATGACCGACGACATGGGCGATGCGATCTCCGTCCTTATCGACATCCAGCGCAAGGGCATGCAGGCGACGAACCAATCGAACACCAATCTCTATAACTCAACGAAACTGATCCTCACCACCGCGTCCGGCATCGCCGTGCTCGTGGCGCTCGGTGCTGCGTTGTGGATTACGCTCGGGATCAACAATGGCCTTAAGAAGATCACCACCGTCGCAAACGCCGTCGCAATCGGTGACCTCAACCAGAAGGTCGATGTCAGAACCAATGACGAGATCAAGGATCTGATCAATACGGTCAATACCATGACTGCCAATCTGCGCGCCACGGCAGCACTTGCCGATCAGATTGCCATGGGCGACCTCAGCACCGATGCCAAGCCGCTTTCGGACAAAGACGCGCTCGGCATCGCGATGCAGAGCATGATCTCCAACCTGCGGACCACGGCAGGCATCGCCGATCAAATCGCGAACGGCGACCTGACGGTGTCTCCAAAGCCGCTCTCCAACAAGGATGCGCTGGGCATCGCGCTCGAACAGATGGTCGAGCGCCTGCGTGGCGTCGTCGCCGATGCGATCTCCGCCGCCGAGAACGTCTCATCCGGCAGCCAGGAACTTTCGGCAAGCTCGGAACAGGTGTCGCAGGGAGCCACCGAACAGGCGGCTTCCGCCGAAGAGGCGTCCGCCTCGATGGAGGAAATGGCGTCGAACATCAAGCAGAACGCCGACAATGCCGCGCAGACCGAAAAGATCGCTCGTCAGTCGGCCAAGGATGCGGAAGCCAGCGGCGAGGCTGTCTCCCGCGCTGTCGACGCCATGCGTACGATTGCCCAGAAGATCGGCATCGTCCAGGAAATCGCCCGCCAGACCGACCTTCTCGCCCTCAACGCTGCCGTGGAAGCGGCTCGTGCGGGTGAGCACGGCAAGGGTTTTGCAGTCGTTGCATCCGAAGTGCGCAAGCTTGCTGAACGCAGCCAGTCGGCTGCCGCCGAGATCAGCTCGATGTCGAGCGATACGGTGACGGCGGCCCAGGAAGCGGGCGAAATGCTCGGCCGGCTGGTGCCCGATATCCGCAAGACGGCCGAGCTGGTCTCCGAGATCAGCGCTGCCTGCCGTGAACAGGATATCGGGGCGGCCCAGATCAACGAGGCAATCCAGCAGCTCGACAAGGTGACGCAGCAGAATGCCGGCGCCTCAGAGCAGATGTCGGCAACTTCCGAGGAACTCGCCTCCCAGGCCGAAGAGCTACAGACGTCGATCGCTTTCTTCAAGGTCGATATGGCAGGCGGGCGCCGCGAGCGCGCGCCGGCTGCAAAACTCACCGTCCGAAGCCGGGCTTCGGCCGCAGCGCGCAAACCTGCCGGCAAGACGGCTCCCGCCAACAGCGTCGCGGGCCAGCAGGCCCGCGCGAAGGGGTTTGCCCTCGACATGTCGATGGGAGGGCCGGATACGGCCGATGATGATTTCCGGGAAAGCGCATAA
- a CDS encoding methyl-accepting chemotaxis protein has translation MRLTIKTKLVTAFTFVILMLMGTAAYGVFSLGSLNDTIGNLLAGPAARLDLAQQINIAQLEAIRQQKNLLAARTADETAGAIAKGNQARKDFADAFGQVLALATEEGKARWARIAELSKTFTAADDQIRDYVKAGNAEGANTVSVTAARAAANDIDSTLSEILALEKQRMKAADDDADAQYAATRTMMMAVAAVALLVAAITAFWIASTISKGLSRANAVVREVSEGDLTKMADITSRDEIGELLGNVNTMIERLRGVVADALSAADNVSSGSQELSASSEQVSQGATEQAASAEEASASMEQMAANIKQNADNAAQTEKIARQSAKDAEMSGEAVTRAVDAMRTIAQKIGIVQEIARQTDLLALNAAVEAARAGEHGKGFAVVASEVRKLAERSQSAAAEISSMSSDTVKAAADAGDMLGRLVPDIRKTAELVSEISAACREQDIGASQINEAIQQLDKVTQQNAGASEQMSATSEELAAQAEELQTSIAFFKVDTAGSARSGAYKAQPKASAKVKAPAAVRKPGPQAHSQGRGQTISAQQHRLKGFALDMSMGGPDASDDDFRESA, from the coding sequence ATGCGATTGACAATCAAGACAAAACTGGTGACGGCGTTCACTTTCGTCATCCTCATGCTCATGGGCACCGCTGCCTACGGCGTCTTCAGCCTAGGATCGCTGAACGACACGATTGGCAATCTTCTCGCCGGTCCCGCAGCCCGTCTCGACCTCGCCCAGCAAATCAACATTGCTCAGCTCGAGGCCATCCGCCAGCAGAAGAACCTGCTCGCTGCCCGCACTGCCGACGAAACCGCAGGTGCGATCGCCAAGGGCAATCAAGCCCGCAAGGACTTCGCAGATGCCTTCGGCCAGGTACTGGCGTTGGCAACCGAAGAAGGCAAGGCGCGCTGGGCGCGCATTGCCGAACTTTCCAAGACCTTCACGGCAGCCGACGATCAGATCCGTGACTATGTGAAGGCCGGCAACGCCGAAGGCGCAAATACCGTCTCCGTGACCGCGGCGCGGGCCGCTGCCAACGACATCGACTCGACACTTAGCGAAATCCTGGCACTTGAAAAACAGCGCATGAAGGCCGCCGACGATGACGCCGACGCCCAGTATGCTGCCACGCGCACCATGATGATGGCGGTGGCAGCCGTTGCCCTGCTGGTTGCTGCGATTACCGCATTCTGGATCGCCAGCACGATAAGCAAGGGCCTTAGCCGTGCCAACGCCGTGGTTCGCGAAGTGTCGGAAGGTGATCTGACGAAGATGGCCGACATCACAAGCCGTGACGAAATCGGCGAACTTCTGGGCAACGTCAACACCATGATCGAACGTCTGCGCGGCGTCGTTGCCGACGCACTGTCGGCCGCCGACAATGTCTCTTCCGGCAGCCAGGAACTTTCGGCGAGTTCTGAACAGGTATCGCAGGGCGCCACCGAACAGGCCGCGTCGGCCGAAGAGGCTTCCGCCTCGATGGAGCAGATGGCCGCCAACATCAAACAGAACGCCGATAACGCCGCCCAGACCGAAAAGATCGCCCGCCAGTCGGCCAAGGATGCGGAGATGAGCGGGGAAGCGGTGACGCGTGCCGTCGACGCCATGCGCACGATCGCCCAGAAGATCGGCATCGTCCAGGAGATCGCCCGCCAGACAGACCTTCTCGCCCTCAACGCTGCCGTCGAAGCCGCTCGTGCCGGCGAGCATGGCAAGGGTTTTGCAGTCGTCGCTTCGGAGGTGCGCAAGCTTGCTGAACGCAGCCAGTCGGCTGCCGCGGAAATCAGCTCGATGTCGAGCGATACCGTCAAGGCTGCCGCCGATGCCGGCGACATGCTCGGCCGCCTGGTGCCCGACATCCGCAAGACGGCGGAGCTGGTCTCCGAGATCAGTGCTGCCTGCCGCGAACAGGATATCGGCGCCTCGCAGATCAACGAGGCGATCCAGCAGCTCGACAAGGTAACGCAGCAGAATGCCGGCGCCTCCGAGCAGATGTCGGCAACCTCGGAAGAGCTCGCTGCCCAGGCCGAGGAACTGCAGACGTCGATCGCCTTCTTCAAGGTCGATACGGCAGGCAGCGCGCGGTCCGGTGCCTACAAGGCGCAGCCAAAAGCTTCGGCCAAGGTGAAGGCCCCGGCCGCTGTCCGCAAGCCCGGCCCGCAGGCTCACAGCCAAGGTCGCGGCCAGACGATTTCGGCTCAGCAGCACCGCCTCAAGGGCTTTGCTCTCGATATGTCGATGGGCGGTCCAGACGCCAGCGACGACGACTTTAGGGAGAGCGCATAA
- a CDS encoding chemotaxis protein CheW, which produces MSATAAAERFDNHWSYAEEVEVLTFDLNGETFALEAVIVQEILDLLPETAVPGSQPFVASVINFRGKVIPLADLRLAFGMEAAEATIDSRFIVIEIDLQGEPTLVGLRTDKVNEVTTLAKSASEAPPSVGMRWRADYINCLVKRGGEFIILPNLQAIFSSRHDAAGAAS; this is translated from the coding sequence ATGAGTGCAACAGCAGCAGCCGAACGATTTGACAATCACTGGAGCTATGCCGAGGAAGTCGAGGTCCTGACCTTCGATCTCAACGGCGAAACCTTCGCGCTGGAAGCGGTCATCGTCCAGGAAATCCTGGACCTGCTTCCCGAGACCGCGGTGCCGGGCAGCCAGCCCTTCGTCGCCAGCGTCATCAACTTTCGCGGCAAGGTCATTCCGCTCGCCGACCTGCGTCTCGCCTTCGGGATGGAAGCAGCAGAGGCGACGATCGACAGCCGCTTCATCGTCATCGAGATCGATCTGCAGGGCGAGCCGACGCTCGTCGGCCTCAGGACCGATAAGGTGAACGAGGTGACGACGCTTGCAAAATCCGCCAGCGAGGCGCCACCGAGCGTCGGCATGCGCTGGCGCGCCGATTACATCAACTGCCTGGTGAAGAGGGGCGGAGAATTCATCATTCTCCCCAATCTGCAGGCGATCTTTTCATCGAGGCACGACGCGGCGGGAGCCGCCAGCTGA
- a CDS encoding chemotaxis protein CheA: protein MSTLDPVAVFRMEAAECLEAIEAGLLDLTHQLDNKDLVDAVFRGLHTLKGSGAMFGFEALAAFTHHCETAFDRVRKGEVAATSELVAAVLAAQDHMRALVDQPDADHGDTGHKLLAQLQAAVGGKEAAPAAVPATAAVCEAPAKKTNSWRIRFSLPANSMANGTNPLGLLDELRDLGECTVRANTSAIPPLDELTPTELHISWDVTLTSEQDRSAIDDVFIFVLDDMELSVEEISGQAAATAAPVEEKAAPAPVAAASAAPVSPATVPEFRPVEAVPARREAPAPASQAKAAENVRVPAERLDELMDRVGELVIAQSRLSQLASASADIALRSVSEEIERLSGELRDTMMVLRMVPVATLFSRFRRLVHDLARETGKVIELVTEGESTEVDKTVIERLADPLVHLVRNSIDHGLETPADRLASGKTEAGTVTLSARQAGGEVIISIKDDGRGINRERVRAKAESSGLIQPGQPLSDSELLQLIFAPGFSTAAAITNLSGRGVGMDVVKKTVEALRGAIDIVSVPGQGSEVSLRIPLTLAIIDGLLVRVGSGRYVIPLSAVEECLELSLEEDLRSRGRSFISLRDSLVPFLRLRDLFRTGTKPDVHQKVVVISTGTERVGLVVDQIIGDHQTVIKSMSKLHNNVATFSGATILGDGSVALILDVGHLVAAGQQQEAQLRVAG from the coding sequence ATGAGTACGCTCGATCCGGTCGCCGTATTCCGCATGGAAGCAGCCGAATGCCTCGAAGCGATCGAGGCCGGTCTTCTCGACCTGACCCACCAGCTCGACAATAAGGATCTCGTCGACGCCGTGTTCCGCGGCCTCCACACGCTCAAGGGCTCCGGCGCGATGTTCGGTTTCGAGGCGCTCGCCGCCTTCACCCATCATTGCGAAACGGCCTTCGACCGCGTCCGCAAGGGCGAGGTCGCGGCAACCAGCGAACTTGTCGCCGCCGTTCTCGCTGCTCAGGACCATATGCGTGCCCTCGTCGACCAGCCGGATGCCGATCACGGCGATACCGGGCATAAGCTTCTGGCGCAGCTGCAGGCAGCCGTCGGCGGCAAGGAAGCGGCGCCTGCCGCTGTTCCCGCAACCGCAGCCGTGTGCGAAGCACCGGCGAAGAAGACGAACAGCTGGCGCATCCGCTTCAGCCTGCCGGCCAATTCGATGGCCAACGGCACCAACCCGCTCGGCCTGCTGGACGAGTTGCGCGATCTCGGCGAATGCACCGTACGCGCCAATACCTCGGCCATTCCGCCGCTCGACGAGCTCACTCCAACGGAACTCCACATTTCCTGGGACGTGACGCTGACCAGCGAGCAGGACCGCTCGGCGATCGACGACGTCTTCATCTTCGTACTCGACGACATGGAACTCAGCGTCGAGGAGATCAGCGGGCAGGCAGCGGCAACCGCCGCTCCGGTCGAGGAAAAGGCTGCACCTGCCCCTGTCGCCGCAGCATCGGCGGCCCCCGTTTCACCGGCCACCGTCCCGGAATTCCGTCCCGTCGAGGCGGTTCCGGCCAGGCGCGAGGCGCCTGCGCCAGCCAGCCAGGCGAAGGCGGCCGAGAATGTCCGCGTTCCGGCCGAGCGTCTCGACGAGCTGATGGACCGCGTCGGCGAGCTCGTCATCGCCCAGTCGCGCCTTAGCCAGCTCGCCAGCGCCAGTGCCGATATCGCGCTGCGCTCCGTCTCGGAAGAAATCGAACGCCTCTCCGGCGAGTTGCGCGACACGATGATGGTGCTGCGCATGGTACCGGTTGCCACCCTCTTCTCCCGCTTCCGCCGCCTCGTCCACGATCTCGCCCGCGAGACCGGCAAGGTGATCGAACTGGTGACGGAGGGCGAGAGCACCGAAGTCGACAAGACAGTCATCGAGCGTCTGGCCGATCCGCTGGTGCATCTGGTGCGCAACTCGATCGATCACGGGCTTGAAACGCCCGCCGACCGGCTTGCCTCCGGCAAGACCGAAGCCGGCACGGTGACCCTTTCGGCCCGCCAGGCCGGCGGCGAGGTGATCATCTCGATCAAGGACGACGGCCGCGGCATCAATCGCGAACGGGTTCGCGCCAAGGCGGAATCCTCCGGCCTTATCCAGCCCGGCCAGCCGCTTTCCGACTCCGAGCTGCTGCAGCTGATCTTCGCCCCCGGCTTCTCGACGGCCGCAGCGATCACCAATCTGTCCGGCCGCGGGGTCGGCATGGACGTGGTGAAGAAGACGGTCGAGGCGCTCCGCGGCGCGATCGACATTGTCAGCGTGCCGGGACAGGGTTCGGAAGTGTCGCTGCGCATCCCGCTGACGCTCGCCATCATCGACGGCCTGCTGGTGCGCGTCGGTTCCGGCCGCTACGTCATCCCGCTCTCGGCGGTCGAGGAATGCCTCGAACTGTCGCTCGAGGAAGATCTTCGCTCGCGCGGCCGCAGCTTCATCTCGCTGCGCGACAGCCTGGTGCCGTTTCTGCGCCTGCGCGACCTCTTCCGCACCGGCACCAAGCCCGACGTGCATCAGAAGGTCGTCGTCATCTCGACCGGCACTGAGCGCGTCGGCCTCGTCGTCGACCAGATCATCGGCGACCACCAGACAGTCATCAAGTCGATGTCGAAGCTGCACAATAACGTCGCGACCTTCTCGGGCGCCACCATTCTCGGCGACGGCAGCGTCGCTCTCATTCTCGACGTCGGGCACCTGGTTGCCGCGGGTCAGCAACAGGAGGCGCAATTGCGTGTAGCAGGATGA
- a CDS encoding response regulator translates to MTANILTVDDSASIRLTTNVTLTNAGYTVTEAADGAEGLAKAKSSSFDLIVTDLNMPVMDGLTMIEELRRLPAQAGVPIIFLTTESDADLKARAKAAGATGWLTKPFDPENLVKIVKKVLGR, encoded by the coding sequence ATGACTGCAAATATCCTGACCGTTGACGATTCCGCCAGCATTCGCCTGACCACCAATGTCACGCTGACCAATGCCGGTTACACCGTCACCGAGGCCGCCGACGGGGCAGAAGGCCTCGCGAAGGCCAAGAGCAGCAGCTTCGATCTGATCGTGACCGATCTCAACATGCCCGTCATGGACGGGTTGACGATGATCGAGGAACTGCGCAGGCTGCCGGCGCAGGCCGGTGTTCCGATTATCTTTCTGACGACGGAATCGGACGCCGATCTCAAGGCTCGCGCCAAGGCAGCGGGCGCAACGGGCTGGCTGACCAAGCCGTTCGACCCGGAAAATCTCGTGAAGATCGTCAAAAAGGTCCTCGGAAGATGA
- a CDS encoding STAS domain-containing protein, whose product MDTPKQYYESINLPDLLSIRCASELYSKITDEFHSRDVIIIEIPESAEADLSFIQLIESARRQAKAKGKTFKLSSPARGSVLKVLERAGFIESFDKEDENFWLHKKVTL is encoded by the coding sequence TTGGATACTCCAAAACAATATTACGAATCTATAAATTTGCCGGATTTGCTGAGTATTCGCTGCGCGTCCGAATTATATTCAAAGATTACGGATGAATTTCACAGCCGTGATGTAATCATCATCGAGATTCCCGAAAGTGCTGAAGCGGATCTGAGTTTCATTCAGCTCATCGAATCCGCTCGCCGCCAAGCAAAGGCCAAGGGAAAGACGTTCAAACTTTCTTCGCCGGCCCGCGGCTCGGTTCTGAAGGTACTTGAGCGCGCAGGTTTCATCGAATCCTTCGACAAAGAAGACGAAAATTTCTGGTTGCATAAAAAGGTGACATTATGA
- a CDS encoding chemotaxis protein, giving the protein MAHALVSPTATAYMSGGDIGRPLESARSRVEERFLEGGTVLLSVMDVLNRLLNSLESVTAALDNSESSDTGADLRATVESLTALPVTEENRQQALVSLAQTGRELRKYVADMQETMRYLRTFAVTVKITGAGLAEFAGFAQEILERIYSGTDEVNRFATHLDSLDKEVKLAASFGAGVSKSYADTVPAVAGALRDDAAKIAGHRKDLGVIAREVGAIARGVQSKVASTLSALQIGDITRQRIEHVQATLSLLEEFFAGAEGAKLDTGARKRLQNVIHHLTAAQMSDMCANFQRDSENVVKTIASFDHDMREILKLRDQMSGESGEAGGNFMRALESSVSAAHEIVKQVDTASRQADQVSQSTIGTAAKLSEAIGNIRAVKTDIHYMALNTNLRCSRLGEEGRSINVVTAELRIFAGKLDDSADAIVNGLPALEAAAGRVAPATDAGAGNLGESLTSAVGNIRSAANLMEKELKVLAENGREVATKISLLIGKLDFQHNLGEVLAGCADMLEGVAGTDVADISDLAETIAPLDRKIFKHYTMVQERSIHRGIIPASEDSTSAPAETAKAENDEDLFADALF; this is encoded by the coding sequence TTGGCACACGCTCTGGTATCGCCGACCGCTACAGCCTACATGTCCGGGGGGGACATCGGCCGGCCCCTGGAATCCGCCCGCAGCCGGGTCGAAGAACGTTTTCTCGAAGGCGGTACCGTGTTGCTCTCGGTGATGGATGTTCTCAACCGTCTGTTGAATTCTCTAGAGAGCGTCACCGCGGCGCTCGACAATAGCGAGTCGAGCGATACCGGCGCCGATCTCCGTGCCACGGTGGAGAGCCTGACGGCACTGCCGGTCACCGAAGAAAATCGTCAACAGGCACTCGTCTCGCTGGCGCAGACCGGCAGGGAGCTGCGCAAATACGTCGCCGACATGCAGGAGACGATGCGTTATCTCAGAACCTTCGCGGTGACCGTGAAGATCACCGGTGCCGGCCTTGCCGAATTTGCCGGCTTCGCCCAGGAGATCCTGGAGCGCATCTATTCCGGCACCGATGAGGTCAATCGTTTCGCCACGCACCTCGACAGTCTCGACAAAGAGGTCAAGCTCGCCGCCTCCTTTGGCGCCGGTGTTTCCAAGAGTTATGCCGATACTGTTCCGGCCGTCGCCGGAGCCCTGCGCGACGATGCCGCCAAGATCGCCGGACACCGCAAGGATCTCGGCGTCATCGCCCGCGAGGTCGGCGCGATTGCCCGCGGCGTCCAGAGCAAGGTCGCCTCGACGCTCTCTGCCCTGCAGATCGGCGACATCACCCGCCAGCGCATCGAGCATGTGCAGGCCACCCTTTCACTGCTTGAGGAATTCTTTGCCGGCGCGGAGGGCGCAAAGCTCGATACCGGTGCGCGCAAGCGCCTGCAGAACGTCATCCACCATTTGACCGCGGCGCAGATGAGCGACATGTGCGCAAATTTCCAGCGGGACTCCGAAAACGTCGTCAAGACGATCGCGAGTTTCGACCACGACATGCGGGAGATTCTCAAGCTGCGCGATCAGATGAGCGGTGAGAGTGGCGAGGCCGGCGGCAACTTCATGCGCGCGCTGGAATCCAGCGTTTCGGCCGCCCATGAAATCGTCAAGCAGGTCGACACGGCAAGCCGCCAGGCCGACCAGGTGAGCCAGTCGACGATCGGTACGGCAGCCAAGCTCTCCGAAGCGATCGGCAATATCCGCGCCGTCAAGACCGACATTCACTATATGGCTTTGAACACCAACCTGCGCTGCAGCCGCCTCGGCGAGGAAGGCAGGTCGATCAACGTCGTCACCGCCGAACTGCGCATCTTCGCCGGCAAACTCGACGATTCCGCCGACGCCATCGTCAACGGCCTGCCGGCGCTCGAAGCTGCGGCCGGGCGCGTCGCCCCCGCCACTGATGCCGGAGCCGGCAATCTCGGAGAAAGCCTGACCTCGGCCGTCGGCAACATCCGCTCTGCAGCCAACCTGATGGAAAAAGAACTGAAGGTGCTCGCCGAGAACGGTCGCGAGGTCGCCACCAAGATCAGCCTGCTGATCGGCAAGCTCGATTTCCAGCATAATCTGGGTGAAGTCCTTGCCGGCTGCGCCGATATGCTCGAAGGCGTCGCCGGCACCGATGTCGCCGATATCTCCGATCTCGCAGAGACGATCGCGCCGCTCGACCGCAAGATCTTCAAGCACTATACGATGGTCCAGGAACGCAGCATTCATCGCGGCATCATTCCGGCGAGCGAGGACAGCACCTCCGCTCCCGCCGAAACCGCCAAAGCCGAAAACGACGAGGATCTTTTCGCCGACGCGCTTTTCTAA
- a CDS encoding tetratricopeptide repeat protein, with the protein MPIPPARLLKYFLAGMAAFLAAGPNIALAQAPDSVISQPGTGPASTFRTDRPSSPGVQPSDGVGVFDRMGAKLPDLPPEKDYKGPIDEAYGAFQRGYYLTAMDKALPRAQLGDPAAQTLIGEILSQGLGVKKDVKNAAFWYGKAAEGGDAAAMFKYALILMEGEGVPRDKVKADDYMRKAAEAGNPSAEFNWAQLLIADNPGEKGLRLALPFYEKSAEQGIADSQYAVAQIYATLKDLPEEKKKLAREWMARAARAGFDTAQLDLGIWLVNGVGGPKDYVKGFEWLKLAANGGNVAAQNKLAHLYINAIGTAPNPIEAAKWYVLSRRAGLADPALEDFYLGIEDTQQKAAIDAANKFRRR; encoded by the coding sequence ATGCCGATCCCGCCCGCCCGTCTTTTGAAATATTTCCTCGCCGGTATGGCCGCCTTCCTTGCGGCCGGGCCGAATATTGCCTTGGCGCAGGCGCCGGACAGCGTCATCAGCCAGCCGGGCACGGGGCCGGCTTCGACCTTCCGTACCGACCGGCCTTCCAGCCCGGGCGTGCAGCCCTCCGATGGTGTCGGCGTATTCGACCGCATGGGCGCGAAGCTGCCGGACCTGCCGCCGGAGAAGGATTACAAGGGGCCGATCGACGAGGCCTACGGCGCCTTCCAGCGCGGTTATTACCTGACGGCAATGGACAAGGCGCTGCCGCGCGCCCAGCTCGGCGATCCGGCGGCGCAGACGCTGATCGGCGAAATCCTCTCGCAGGGCCTCGGCGTCAAGAAGGACGTGAAGAATGCTGCCTTTTGGTACGGCAAGGCGGCCGAAGGCGGCGATGCGGCGGCGATGTTCAAATATGCGCTGATCCTGATGGAAGGCGAGGGCGTGCCGCGTGACAAGGTCAAGGCCGACGACTACATGCGCAAGGCGGCCGAGGCGGGCAATCCTTCGGCGGAATTCAACTGGGCGCAGCTTCTCATCGCCGACAATCCCGGCGAGAAGGGACTGAGGCTGGCGCTGCCATTCTACGAGAAATCGGCCGAGCAGGGCATTGCCGATTCGCAATATGCCGTGGCGCAGATCTATGCGACGCTAAAGGACCTGCCGGAGGAAAAGAAGAAGCTCGCCCGCGAATGGATGGCGCGTGCAGCGCGCGCCGGCTTCGACACGGCCCAACTCGATCTCGGCATCTGGCTGGTCAACGGCGTCGGCGGGCCGAAGGATTACGTCAAGGGCTTCGAATGGCTGAAACTTGCCGCCAATGGCGGCAACGTCGCTGCGCAGAACAAGCTCGCCCACCTCTATATCAATGCGATCGGCACGGCGCCCAACCCGATCGAGGCGGCGAAGTGGTACGTGCTGTCGCGCCGGGCCGGGCTCGCCGATCCGGCGCTCGAGGATTTCTATCTCGGCATCGAGGACACCCAGCAGAAGGCGGCGATCGATGCCGCCAACAAGTTCCGGCGGCGATAG
- a CDS encoding thiamine phosphate synthase has product MTEPENRCRLVLIVADIADADEQARIVADALKGGDVASVIVPQYGLDDGTFQKHAEKLVPLIQDAGAAALIAGDSRVAGRAKADGLHLSGNAEALSEAIDKHAPKLIVGGGNAADRHHALEIGEVRPDYIFFGKLDGDIKPEAHPKNLALGEWWASMIEIPCIVMGGTDPASALAVAETGAEFVAMRLAVFGEPDRAPAVVAEINALLDEKAPRFED; this is encoded by the coding sequence ATGACCGAACCGGAAAACCGCTGCCGCCTTGTGCTCATCGTAGCCGATATCGCCGATGCCGATGAACAGGCAAGGATCGTCGCCGACGCGCTGAAGGGCGGCGATGTCGCCTCGGTGATCGTGCCGCAATACGGGCTCGACGACGGCACCTTCCAGAAACATGCAGAAAAGCTGGTGCCGTTGATCCAGGACGCTGGCGCCGCCGCGCTGATTGCAGGCGACAGCCGTGTCGCAGGCCGGGCGAAGGCCGACGGCCTGCACCTTTCCGGCAATGCGGAGGCCCTTTCGGAGGCGATCGACAAACATGCACCGAAGCTGATCGTCGGCGGCGGCAACGCGGCCGACCGGCACCATGCGCTGGAGATCGGCGAAGTCAGGCCGGACTATATCTTCTTCGGCAAGCTCGACGGGGACATCAAGCCGGAGGCGCATCCGAAGAACCTGGCGCTTGGCGAATGGTGGGCCTCGATGATCGAGATTCCCTGCATCGTCATGGGCGGCACCGATCCAGCCTCGGCGCTCGCCGTCGCCGAGACCGGAGCGGAGTTCGTGGCGATGCGGCTGGCGGTTTTCGGCGAGCCCGACCGGGCGCCGGCCGTCGTCGCCGAGATCAATGCGTTGCTTGACGAAAAAGCGCCACGGTTTGAGGATTGA
- a CDS encoding ArsR/SmtB family transcription factor, whose product MSNTDPFSAIADPNRRFLLEELRRAPRTVNELAEGLPISRPAVSQHLKALLDSNLVSVTSEGTKRIYAVNNRGFDKLNLWLDQFWA is encoded by the coding sequence ATGTCGAACACGGACCCTTTCTCTGCGATTGCCGATCCGAACCGGCGGTTTCTGCTGGAGGAATTGCGTCGCGCGCCACGGACGGTCAATGAGCTCGCCGAAGGCCTGCCGATCAGCCGTCCTGCTGTTTCACAGCACCTGAAGGCGCTTCTCGACAGCAATCTCGTTTCCGTGACCTCGGAAGGCACCAAACGCATCTACGCAGTCAATAACCGTGGCTTCGACAAGCTCAATTTGTGGCTGGATCAGTTCTGGGCCTGA